One region of Phosphitispora fastidiosa genomic DNA includes:
- a CDS encoding tyrosine-type recombinase/integrase: protein MQYRPSYWLFPGKPADKPISIRTVQQVFVDAKVRSGIQKDVSIHTLRHGFATHLLEAGTDILLIQQLLEHTDLRTTCIYLHLRRMDVLNVKSPLDLLLLF from the coding sequence ATGCAGTACCGGCCTTCTTATTGGCTTTTCCCCGGCAAGCCTGCGGACAAGCCTATCTCAATCCGGACTGTGCAGCAGGTTTTCGTTGATGCCAAGGTCAGATCCGGAATTCAAAAGGATGTTTCTATTCATACCCTCAGACACGGCTTTGCCACTCATCTGCTGGAAGCGGGGACAGACATTTTGCTTATCCAACAGCTTTTAGAGCATACGGATTTGCGTACTACCTGTATTTATCTTCATTTGCGCAGGATGGATGTTTTAAACGTGAAGAGCCCTCTTGATTTACTGTTGCTTTTTTGA
- a CDS encoding type II toxin-antitoxin system death-on-curing family toxin, producing MIHEESIILFGGEPGYYDYTDGRIESILSLQYPIFAHDKYPNIFQKAAMLLFFFTKDHCFIDGNKRVGIQSTIVFLTINGLIDNLDDDDGYLKSMEVASSRVSEVNRDAYIQ from the coding sequence ATGATTCATGAGGAAAGTATAATATTATTTGGCGGTGAACCTGGGTATTATGACTATACTGATGGGCGCATAGAATCAATCCTATCGCTTCAATATCCGATATTTGCTCATGATAAATATCCCAACATATTTCAAAAGGCCGCAATGTTACTGTTCTTCTTTACTAAGGACCATTGCTTTATTGACGGAAATAAGAGAGTCGGTATCCAAAGCACGATTGTTTTTCTCACCATTAACGGATTAATCGATAACTTAGACGATGATGACGGTTATCTGAAATCGATGGAAGTAGCTTCATCAAGAGTATCCGAGGTTAATCGTGACGCTTACATCCAATAA
- a CDS encoding type II toxin-antitoxin system HicB family antitoxin, with the protein MTKDLESYKYLKYGVKLVPISEEDGGGWLAEIPELKGCMSDGETPEEALKNVEEAKLTWISTALKRGQIVPLPSLETDEYSGKFTLRLPKFLHKELSLAAQKDDISLNQYILSLVALNFGKSSIISETPKTSPRKPSKSRSQ; encoded by the coding sequence ATGACTAAAGACCTTGAATCTTACAAATATCTTAAATATGGAGTTAAGTTAGTCCCTATTTCTGAAGAAGACGGTGGTGGCTGGCTTGCTGAAATACCAGAACTAAAAGGATGCATGTCGGACGGTGAAACACCTGAAGAAGCATTAAAAAATGTAGAGGAAGCAAAGTTAACTTGGATATCTACTGCCCTCAAAAGAGGACAAATAGTACCTTTGCCAAGTTTAGAAACAGACGAATACAGCGGGAAATTCACTCTGCGGCTTCCAAAGTTTCTTCATAAAGAACTTTCACTTGCAGCCCAAAAAGATGATATTAGTCTAAATCAGTATATTCTTAGCCTGGTTGCTCTCAACTTTGGCAAAAGCTCAATCATATCTGAAACTCCCAAAACATCACCACGAAAGCCTTCAAAATCGCGCTCCCAATAA
- a CDS encoding type II toxin-antitoxin system HicA family toxin produces the protein MTKIEKRFERILNNPKDIKWTELQAVLNKFGFVCEPPGSGSHWAVYDEKSDANMTVPVHNNRVKAIYVKKLIALIKEIREEK, from the coding sequence GTGACCAAGATAGAGAAAAGGTTTGAGCGAATTCTTAATAATCCAAAAGACATCAAATGGACCGAGCTTCAAGCAGTTCTGAATAAGTTTGGTTTTGTATGCGAACCTCCAGGAAGTGGCAGCCACTGGGCTGTTTACGACGAAAAGTCAGATGCTAACATGACCGTCCCTGTTCACAATAACCGTGTTAAAGCAATCTATGTTAAAAAATTGATTGCTCTCATCAAAGAAATTAGAGAGGAGAAGTAA
- a CDS encoding ATP-binding protein — translation MIPYKIDLHIHTALSPCAEQEMTPPKIIHAARAKGLKMIAITDHNTAENTGATIKAAEGSGIFVIPGMEVQTREEVHMVCLFPDLEACLACQEKVYHNLPNQLNNPGVFGSQSVMDSTGRVIRELDKMLLISTDMSVETTANTVTGLGGLCIPAHVDRPSYSLMAALGFVPPGLSVMAMELSRQMSADEAALRLPELSGYTFISSSDAHCLQDIGSNPSVIYSEAPPDFSDLVKAIKNISGRKVLAKMKDLAMHIIDIVQNSIEAEATEVKLAISEDTAADTFNIEISDNGRGMDKELRTKVMDPFFTTRTTRRVGLGIPLLKAAAERCDGSMNIESAPGKGTTLKALFRHSHIDRAPLGNIIDTIINLIVGNPNLNLTFIHKINACEIIFDARELREQLEDVPLNNPAVINWIKQYLTENYKE, via the coding sequence GTGATTCCATATAAAATAGACCTCCACATCCATACTGCCCTCTCACCCTGCGCCGAACAAGAGATGACACCGCCCAAAATAATCCATGCAGCAAGGGCCAAAGGCCTTAAGATGATTGCAATAACCGACCATAACACTGCTGAAAACACAGGTGCAACCATAAAGGCCGCTGAAGGGAGCGGCATTTTTGTTATTCCGGGCATGGAAGTCCAAACCCGCGAAGAAGTCCACATGGTCTGTCTCTTTCCCGACCTCGAAGCATGTCTTGCCTGCCAGGAAAAAGTGTATCATAATCTTCCGAATCAATTAAACAACCCCGGTGTTTTTGGTTCCCAGTCTGTAATGGACAGCACCGGCAGGGTTATTCGGGAACTGGACAAAATGCTCCTGATATCAACAGATATGTCTGTGGAAACAACTGCCAACACTGTCACCGGTCTGGGGGGACTGTGCATCCCGGCCCACGTGGACAGGCCTTCTTACAGCCTCATGGCCGCTCTGGGTTTCGTGCCCCCTGGTCTGTCAGTAATGGCGATGGAGCTGTCCCGGCAAATGTCAGCAGACGAAGCGGCGCTGCGCCTGCCTGAATTGTCCGGATATACCTTTATTAGTTCATCTGATGCTCACTGTCTTCAGGACATTGGTTCAAACCCTTCAGTGATTTATTCAGAAGCTCCCCCGGATTTCAGCGACCTGGTAAAAGCCATAAAAAACATTTCCGGTAGAAAGGTGTTGGCAAAAATGAAAGACCTGGCCATGCACATTATAGACATAGTCCAAAATTCCATTGAGGCAGAAGCAACAGAGGTGAAACTGGCGATAAGTGAAGATACCGCAGCAGACACATTTAACATTGAAATATCAGATAATGGCCGGGGTATGGACAAAGAACTTCGGACTAAAGTAATGGACCCGTTTTTTACCACCAGGACCACAAGACGTGTCGGACTAGGTATTCCCCTGCTCAAGGCTGCCGCGGAACGCTGTGATGGCAGTATGAATATCGAATCAGCTCCCGGAAAAGGGACCACCCTAAAGGCTTTGTTCCGCCACAGCCATATTGACAGGGCCCCTCTGGGAAACATTATTGACACTATCATTAACCTTATCGTGGGAAATCCTAATCTAAACCTGACCTTTATCCATAAAATTAATGCTTGTGAAATAATTTTCGATGCCCGGGAACTCCGGGAACAGCTGGAAGACGTCCCCTTGAACAATCCGGCAGTGATCAACTGGATTAAACAATACCTGACTGAAAACTATAAGGAGTAG
- a CDS encoding DRTGG domain-containing protein codes for MKLKETIHELEAEFKCCELSPDRDVSWCYCSDLLSDVMANAKKDSIWITLQTHPNIVAVASLIGLSAILISRGAEPDPETVAKAAQENIPILTTKLPTFEAAGRLYNLLKK; via the coding sequence ATGAAACTTAAGGAAACGATCCATGAACTGGAAGCAGAATTTAAATGCTGTGAACTGTCACCGGACCGGGACGTAAGCTGGTGCTACTGCTCAGACCTGTTGAGTGATGTCATGGCAAACGCCAAAAAAGACAGCATCTGGATTACCCTGCAGACCCATCCCAATATTGTTGCCGTGGCATCACTTATTGGACTGTCTGCAATATTAATCTCAAGGGGCGCCGAACCTGATCCGGAAACTGTTGCCAAAGCTGCCCAGGAAAATATCCCCATACTGACAACAAAGCTGCCGACCTTTGAAGCAGCCGGCAGACTCTATAATCTCCTGAAAAAGTAA
- a CDS encoding [Fe-Fe] hydrogenase large subunit C-terminal domain-containing protein has product MTKKHFLCDIVDAEKCKGCTNCVKNCPTEAIRVRKGTAVTIEERCINCGNCIRTCPYHAKIAITDPLDLRRLREFKYTIALCSPVLYSQFHRVMPPGKILNAIKALGFDDVFQESIGADSYMVAARNLLKSRRLKKPVISSACPAVVKLIQVRFPSLIDNIAPLLSPMEIAAKLAREQVSRNKGIPEDQIGIFLITPCTAKVTSIKRPVGIDKSPIDGAIAMIHLYGNILNALNTVPDDSSLAKASGMAIGWARSGGETIAVNAPNYLVADGLNNVISIFEEAEMGHFKDVDYIECLVCQGGCVGGPLTVENPFLARIMTRNLIKKLPDSLPQQTLEKIDNRYQEGYFHHSKSIEAQSVMPLNQDISKAIQMVSRAEEILRTLPGLDCCSCGSPSCRALAEDIAQGYASVTDCIFKLLENIQDSAQDMLNLLKKEKRIRDMGKGSKK; this is encoded by the coding sequence GTGACTAAAAAGCATTTTCTCTGTGATATTGTGGATGCCGAAAAATGCAAAGGATGTACTAACTGTGTCAAGAACTGCCCTACCGAAGCTATCAGGGTCAGAAAAGGTACTGCCGTTACCATTGAGGAACGCTGTATCAACTGCGGCAATTGTATCAGAACATGCCCATATCACGCCAAAATTGCCATCACCGACCCTCTGGACCTTAGGCGTCTGAGGGAATTCAAATACACAATAGCTTTATGTTCACCGGTGCTGTATTCCCAATTTCACCGGGTGATGCCACCGGGGAAAATTTTAAATGCCATAAAGGCTCTGGGTTTTGATGATGTTTTTCAGGAATCTATCGGCGCGGATTCATATATGGTAGCTGCCCGCAACCTGCTTAAGTCACGCCGGTTGAAAAAACCCGTGATATCGTCGGCATGTCCTGCAGTTGTGAAACTTATCCAGGTACGTTTCCCCAGCCTCATAGACAATATAGCCCCACTCCTGTCACCAATGGAAATTGCGGCCAAACTGGCCAGGGAACAGGTTAGCAGGAATAAGGGCATCCCCGAAGACCAGATTGGCATTTTTCTGATTACCCCATGTACCGCCAAAGTTACATCTATTAAAAGGCCGGTCGGTATTGACAAATCCCCCATTGATGGAGCAATTGCCATGATTCACCTTTATGGTAATATTTTAAATGCCCTCAATACTGTCCCCGATGACAGCAGCCTGGCCAAGGCTTCCGGGATGGCCATAGGATGGGCCCGTTCCGGCGGAGAGACTATTGCCGTAAATGCGCCAAACTATCTGGTAGCAGATGGACTTAATAATGTAATCAGTATATTTGAGGAAGCCGAAATGGGGCATTTTAAGGATGTTGACTATATAGAGTGCCTGGTTTGTCAGGGAGGCTGTGTGGGTGGTCCGCTGACTGTAGAAAATCCCTTTTTAGCCCGGATAATGACAAGGAACCTGATTAAAAAACTGCCTGATTCCCTGCCCCAGCAAACCCTGGAAAAAATAGATAACCGCTATCAGGAAGGCTATTTCCATCACAGTAAGAGTATTGAGGCACAATCGGTTATGCCCCTGAATCAGGACATTTCCAAGGCCATCCAAATGGTCAGCCGGGCGGAAGAAATCTTGCGGACCCTTCCGGGACTGGACTGCTGTTCCTGTGGTTCCCCCAGCTGCCGGGCCCTGGCTGAGGATATCGCCCAGGGGTATGCCTCTGTTACTGACTGTATATTCAAGCTTCTGGAAAATATTCAGGATTCAGCCCAGGATATGCTGAACCTTTTAAAGAAAGAAAAACGCATCAGAGACATGGGAAAGGGGAGCAAAAAATGA
- a CDS encoding ATP-binding protein: MEKRKKPVSKDIKHEYPIKGMDFVAAGEASSNIKHTLQLIGFAPAIIRRAAIAAYEAEMNIVIHARAGALITTISPDRIEIIAADTGPGIPNIDLAMKEGYSTAPDHIREMGFGAGMGLPNIRNVSDEFTLDSALGEGTTLKVIIHNQ, encoded by the coding sequence TTGGAAAAACGCAAAAAACCGGTAAGTAAAGACATCAAACATGAATACCCTATCAAAGGAATGGATTTTGTTGCCGCCGGGGAAGCCTCCAGCAATATCAAGCATACCCTGCAGCTGATAGGCTTTGCTCCTGCCATCATCCGGCGGGCAGCTATTGCTGCCTATGAAGCAGAGATGAATATTGTCATTCACGCCCGGGCGGGCGCTTTGATTACCACAATCAGCCCCGACAGAATTGAAATCATCGCAGCCGATACCGGTCCCGGCATCCCTAACATCGATCTGGCAATGAAGGAAGGATACTCCACTGCTCCCGACCATATCCGTGAAATGGGCTTTGGAGCCGGAATGGGCCTTCCCAACATTAGGAATGTTTCTGATGAGTTCACACTTGATTCAGCTTTGGGTGAAGGCACAACACTGAAGGTTATAATCCATAACCAATAA
- the nuoE gene encoding NADH-quinone oxidoreductase subunit NuoE, which translates to MCQCNCEEPKSNEALELEKVYVKYEGKKGALIPVLQAAQDIYGYLPAEVLKDISARLRIPVSKIYGVVTFYAQFHLNPRGRNIVRVCLGTACHVRGGAKIAEAVTKAIGIKDGETTEDLRYTFESVACLGACGLAPVMMVNDETHGRLTPDKIAALLEKYE; encoded by the coding sequence ATGTGTCAGTGTAACTGTGAGGAACCCAAATCAAATGAAGCCCTTGAACTGGAAAAGGTGTATGTTAAGTATGAGGGCAAAAAAGGAGCCTTAATCCCTGTTCTTCAGGCGGCTCAAGACATCTATGGATACTTGCCTGCAGAGGTGCTGAAGGATATTTCCGCCAGACTGCGCATTCCTGTGAGCAAGATTTATGGGGTTGTTACTTTTTATGCCCAGTTCCACCTGAATCCCAGAGGCCGCAATATTGTCCGGGTGTGTCTTGGAACTGCCTGTCATGTCCGCGGCGGCGCTAAAATCGCTGAAGCGGTGACTAAAGCTATCGGGATTAAAGACGGTGAGACAACAGAAGATCTCAGGTATACCTTTGAGTCTGTTGCCTGTCTCGGTGCCTGCGGTCTGGCTCCTGTTATGATGGTCAATGATGAAACTCATGGCCGTTTAACTCCGGACAAGATTGCAGCTTTACTGGAAAAATACGAGTAA
- a CDS encoding (2Fe-2S) ferredoxin domain-containing protein — MIKSFEDLKRLKEEAKALTGIRAGQGVEIIVGMGTCGIAAGAREVMSAILEELNKRELSDVRVTQTGCIGMCEKEVLVDVVRPGEKRITYGNVQPQDVSRIFSSHVINGQIVEDIVVAKLD; from the coding sequence GTGATTAAAAGTTTCGAAGACCTCAAGCGCCTCAAGGAAGAAGCCAAGGCGCTGACCGGTATTCGTGCCGGTCAGGGTGTTGAAATAATTGTCGGGATGGGAACCTGCGGTATTGCTGCAGGCGCCAGAGAAGTAATGAGCGCCATCCTCGAAGAACTCAACAAGCGTGAATTATCCGATGTAAGGGTTACTCAGACCGGTTGTATCGGTATGTGTGAAAAAGAGGTTCTGGTGGATGTCGTCCGTCCCGGGGAAAAAAGGATTACTTATGGCAACGTTCAGCCCCAGGATGTATCCAGAATATTCAGTTCCCATGTAATTAACGGTCAGATAGTTGAAGACATTGTAGTTGCCAAGCTTGACTAA
- a CDS encoding NADH-quinone oxidoreductase subunit NuoF, giving the protein MQLYRGHVLVCGGTGCVSSGSKKIQEAMANELTKQNLDKEIKLVETGCHGFCEMGPIVIVYPEGTFYCQVQVDDIAEIVSEHLLKGRIVQRLLFKAPVTEEQVPSYKDIAFYKKQHRVVLRNCGHIDPEHIQEYIAREGYEGLAKVLTTMTPQQVVDEMKKSGLRGRGGGGFPTGLKWEFASKSPGPKKYIICNADEGDPGAFMDRSVLEGDPHSLLEGMLIGAYAIGADEGYIYVRAEYPLAIKRLKVAIAQAEELGLLGDNIMGTGFSCQLHIKEGAGAFVCGEETALMASIEGSRGMPNPRPPFPAVKGLWQKPSNINNVETYANVPVIFLNGADQFATLGTEKSKGTKVFALTGKLRNTGLAEVPMGIALREIIFEIGGGIMDDKKFKAVQIGGPSGGCIPEQHLDTPVDYDSLIALGAMMGSGGLVVMDETSCMVDVARFFLNFTQKESCGKCTPCREGTKRMLEILQKICDGKGIPEDITTLETLGAVIKNTALCGLGQTAPNPVLATLRYFRHEYEAHINDKKCPAGVCTALLEYKIIADNCKGCGACARVCPAGAITGEKKEPHEIDTSKCIKCGSCIEKCKFDAIIKG; this is encoded by the coding sequence ATGCAGTTATATCGTGGTCACGTGCTGGTTTGTGGCGGGACGGGCTGTGTGTCTTCAGGATCAAAGAAGATTCAGGAGGCCATGGCCAACGAACTGACCAAACAAAATCTTGATAAGGAAATAAAACTTGTTGAGACCGGATGTCACGGTTTTTGTGAAATGGGTCCGATTGTTATTGTTTACCCTGAAGGAACTTTCTACTGCCAGGTACAGGTTGATGACATTGCAGAGATTGTATCTGAGCACCTGCTTAAAGGCCGGATAGTACAGAGGCTGTTATTTAAAGCCCCGGTTACCGAGGAACAGGTACCTTCCTACAAAGATATTGCCTTCTATAAAAAACAGCACAGGGTTGTTCTTAGGAACTGTGGGCATATTGACCCTGAGCATATCCAGGAATATATTGCCAGGGAAGGTTATGAGGGCCTTGCCAAAGTCCTGACAACCATGACCCCCCAGCAGGTTGTTGATGAAATGAAAAAATCAGGTCTCAGGGGTCGTGGAGGCGGTGGTTTCCCGACAGGGCTCAAATGGGAATTCGCTTCCAAATCCCCCGGGCCTAAGAAATACATTATCTGTAATGCAGATGAGGGTGACCCCGGAGCTTTTATGGACCGGAGCGTCCTTGAGGGAGACCCCCATAGTTTGCTTGAAGGGATGCTGATTGGCGCTTATGCCATTGGCGCAGACGAAGGTTATATCTATGTCCGGGCCGAGTATCCCCTTGCCATCAAACGGCTGAAAGTAGCTATTGCTCAGGCTGAGGAACTGGGACTTCTGGGTGATAATATTATGGGTACCGGATTCAGCTGCCAACTGCATATCAAAGAGGGCGCCGGAGCCTTCGTATGTGGTGAAGAGACAGCTCTGATGGCTTCCATTGAAGGTTCCCGCGGGATGCCAAACCCGAGACCGCCTTTCCCGGCAGTGAAAGGTCTTTGGCAGAAACCGTCAAATATAAACAATGTGGAAACATATGCCAACGTACCTGTTATTTTCCTTAATGGCGCTGACCAGTTTGCCACCCTGGGAACGGAAAAAAGCAAGGGTACCAAGGTATTTGCCCTGACAGGTAAACTGAGGAACACCGGTTTGGCTGAAGTTCCCATGGGCATTGCCCTGAGGGAAATCATCTTTGAAATCGGCGGCGGTATCATGGATGACAAGAAGTTCAAGGCTGTCCAGATAGGCGGCCCCTCAGGAGGATGTATCCCAGAGCAGCATCTGGATACTCCGGTTGACTATGATTCCCTGATAGCTCTTGGGGCTATGATGGGTTCCGGTGGTCTTGTGGTCATGGATGAGACCTCCTGTATGGTCGATGTGGCCAGGTTCTTCCTGAACTTTACCCAAAAAGAGTCCTGTGGCAAATGTACGCCGTGTCGCGAGGGTACCAAAAGGATGCTGGAAATTCTTCAGAAAATCTGTGACGGCAAGGGTATCCCTGAAGATATCACCACTCTGGAGACTTTGGGTGCAGTTATTAAGAATACCGCCCTCTGCGGTTTGGGGCAGACAGCTCCTAACCCGGTTCTGGCTACTCTGAGGTACTTCCGCCATGAATATGAAGCCCATATAAATGATAAGAAGTGTCCTGCGGGCGTTTGCACCGCTCTGCTGGAATACAAAATTATTGCTGATAATTGTAAAGGCTGCGGCGCCTGTGCCCGTGTCTGCCCGGCTGGAGCAATTACCGGTGAGAAAAAAGAGCCTCATGAAATCGATACATCCAAGTGTATTAAATGCGGAAGCTGTATCGAAAAATGCAAATTTGATGCCATCATTAAGGGTTAG
- a CDS encoding 2Fe-2S iron-sulfur cluster-binding protein: MANVTLTINGQKVTVPSGIMVLEAAEMCGYSVPTFCHEKDLTAPGACRICVVEIKGWRNLPPSCVTAVVEGMEVETESPAVIEARKTILELLVANHPLDCMTCEKSGSCKLQDYAYRYGVSSPTPYEGEKKQFAVDDSNPYIYRDPNKCILCGKCVAICKAVAERNVIDYAFRGFNTKIATFMDTELKDSACVYCNRCVSICPVGALSDRNMMGKGRTWEFSREEVTCTFCDSGCKFDVNYKNGKVVGVTAKNPSAGRPLCLKGRLGTEFMKNADRTDLPLINKDGEFVEVSWEEALGIAPIVEKINALKK, from the coding sequence ATGGCCAATGTGACTTTAACCATAAATGGGCAAAAGGTTACCGTGCCTTCAGGAATTATGGTTCTTGAGGCTGCGGAAATGTGTGGTTATTCTGTGCCGACATTCTGTCATGAAAAAGACCTGACAGCGCCGGGCGCTTGCCGCATCTGTGTTGTGGAAATTAAGGGCTGGAGAAACCTGCCTCCTTCATGTGTAACAGCTGTTGTTGAGGGAATGGAAGTAGAGACTGAGTCTCCTGCGGTTATTGAGGCAAGAAAGACTATCCTTGAGCTGTTGGTTGCCAATCACCCGCTGGACTGTATGACTTGTGAGAAGAGCGGCAGCTGCAAGCTTCAGGATTATGCCTACCGTTATGGAGTGAGCAGTCCGACTCCATATGAAGGTGAGAAAAAGCAATTTGCTGTTGATGACAGCAACCCGTATATCTACAGAGATCCTAACAAGTGTATCCTTTGCGGTAAATGTGTAGCTATCTGTAAGGCTGTCGCTGAGAGAAATGTAATTGATTATGCCTTCAGGGGATTCAATACCAAGATTGCCACCTTCATGGATACTGAGCTGAAGGATTCTGCGTGTGTTTACTGCAACCGCTGTGTCTCCATCTGTCCTGTCGGAGCCCTATCTGACCGGAATATGATGGGTAAGGGACGTACCTGGGAGTTTTCCAGGGAGGAAGTTACCTGCACCTTCTGTGACTCCGGATGCAAGTTTGATGTTAATTATAAGAACGGAAAGGTAGTTGGCGTTACTGCCAAGAACCCTTCTGCCGGCAGGCCTTTGTGCCTGAAGGGCCGGTTGGGTACCGAGTTTATGAAGAATGCTGACAGAACAGATTTGCCGCTGATCAACAAGGATGGCGAGTTTGTTGAGGTCTCATGGGAAGAAGCCCTCGGTATCGCTCCGATTGTGGAAAAAATCAATGCACTGAAAAAATAG